The Pirellulales bacterium genome segment CCATCAGGCCTGGACCGCCGCTAACGGGCAAATCGACAGAGCCCTTGCGGATGCGATGTACTTCGCCCCAGGTTACATCGGGGCGGCCGTACAGCGCGTTGATGTCGGCGAGCGCCGCATGGAATTTTGAAAGGGCCCGCTCGCGATCGGCCAAGCCGCGCGGTGTCGTCATGGGTTCGGCGGCGTTCCACGGGACGGCGAATTTGCCAACGCCTTTTTCGTAGTAGCGCTCCCACCAGTTAGCGAAGAGCGTTCCGCCTCGACTCGCCGCCGCGACGGTATTGTTCCACGATTCCAAAGCTTGAATCGCCGCGGCCAACTGCGGCGTGGACGGCTCGCTGCGCAGCGCGGCGATCAAATCGTCTTTGACCCGTTCTGCCAGCAGCATCAGTGGGCTGTGCTTGAGCGTACACACATCCTCGAGCGAGAGCTTCTTGTCGTTATTCACCAGCCGCAGGCTGTGCTGCGTACGCAGGCTAAGGTCGTTGGGCGAAAAGTGGGCCGGATACCGCGCCGGGTCGAGGAGCGCTTGCAAATTGGTTAGGTAGGGAGGCGAATTGCAATTCTGCACGTAGCCGCCGAGAGGATTCAGCAGTTGGGGCAACTCGTCTGTCGAGTGAAACTTCGTCCATATATCGCTTGTTCGCGTGGCATGTACCGCGGTTGCTTTGTGGGCCGGGTGAGGCAAATTGGGAACGGTGCCGTTCCAGATGTAGAAGATGTTGCCCACGCTGTCGGCGTAGCAAATGTTGAACATGGGGAGCAGGTTCATCTCGACGGTTTTACGAAACTCGTCGAGGTTCGTCGCCTGCGACATCCGCAGCCATTGTTCATAGGCGCGATAATTGTCGTAGCTGGCGTTGCGCAGCACGTAGATCTTTGTCGGCGTCCGGAGCACGACCGGTCCGATGGGCGTGTGCCAGAAGGTACGCTGCTGTGTCGAATTGTTGTCAGAATCTTTCACCACGACTTTAACGTCGTCACGCTTTAAAGGCACCGATCCGCCATCGAACAGGTAATGATCGGCGGCGGCCGGATCCAGGTCCAGTTCGTAGATCTCTTCCAAATCGGGCGCATTGACGGTGTGGGACCAACCGAGATGTTCGTTCCAGCCGCTGGTCAGTATGGGACGGCCGATGAATGTCGAGCCGTAAAAATTCATCCGACCCGGCACGATCATG includes the following:
- a CDS encoding penicillin acylase family protein produces the protein MAITQRFGCAAFTALVGATAFGAIVSPWVTATAADPAVLAKQVQIRRTQFGVPHIEGETLEAAAFGFAYCQAEDHLDNILRGILGVRSQLAATFGPGDNDKNVTADFFNYQFRVYPRAVETYHKLDPDYRAMLEGFAAGLNFYVARHHDQAPAWAPIVTGHDLAAYGIAGVMRFAFNRNDILKDFLKSQGVKTAQQDDGVDDSVIGSNMWAFAPTRSQSGHAMLMGNPHQHWQPVSTYYEAHMIVPGRMNFYGSTFIGRPILTSGWNEHLGWSHTVNAPDLEEIYELDLDPAAADHYLFDGGSVPLKRDDVKVVVKDSDNNSTQQRTFWHTPIGPVVLRTPTKIYVLRNASYDNYRAYEQWLRMSQATNLDEFRKTVEMNLLPMFNICYADSVGNIFYIWNGTVPNLPHPAHKATAVHATRTSDIWTKFHSTDELPQLLNPLGGYVQNCNSPPYLTNLQALLDPARYPAHFSPNDLSLRTQHSLRLVNNDKKLSLEDVCTLKHSPLMLLAERVKDDLIAALRSEPSTPQLAAAIQALESWNNTVAAASRGGTLFANWWERYYEKGVGKFAVPWNAAEPMTTPRGLADRERALSKFHAALADINALYGRPDVTWGEVHRIRKGSVDLPVSGGPGLMGCFRVLEFKADHDGKLAANSGDSFVFAVEFSQPPRAFTNVAYSQSDVPTSPHFNDQASLFSENRLKPAAFTDAEITAQLLKTYRPGEE